The Candidatus Delongbacteria bacterium genome has a window encoding:
- a CDS encoding glycosyltransferase family 9 protein, with protein sequence MTRCRIIQLARLGDLLQSLPLCRALRERGEVELVLAFDPGQRLRREADRLRIVEPWSLARAARRPALFLHRLRDALGGDEGLDAPVDLQICLNEDPAATALTRLLPARRKLGAGVPGDPYPSWLRLAVEHRRENRLQLAEAMLACLPGVATPAPRAAEPGPGDLVMHAGSGSPARRLSAEFWTRLARELLERIPHRRLLLTGGLLEQTDCAELERQIQRPDRVLNVSGSLDLDELQDLLDDAALVLAQDTGVLHLAAHLRRPLIGLYHGSASARETAPWLDGAHVLQIRADCAPCVEGQPSCADYFCRSRIRPDEVARLGAALVGVGGIPDLNGEECSHWICRADAGGVRLVPAQGVEDPASTAERERQLFLLRGLGSAALPRDLALSHGRDWARQAGLTPAAWRDREWFHPPRDLAGQWHWLQGDSRQGESA encoded by the coding sequence GTGACACGCTGCCGGATCATCCAGCTCGCCCGGCTGGGCGACCTGCTGCAGAGCCTGCCGCTCTGCCGGGCGCTGCGCGAACGGGGCGAGGTGGAGCTGGTGCTGGCCTTTGATCCGGGCCAGCGCCTGCGGCGGGAGGCCGACCGTTTGCGGATCGTGGAACCCTGGAGTCTGGCCCGGGCGGCCCGGCGGCCCGCGCTCTTTCTGCATCGCCTGCGCGACGCCCTGGGCGGAGACGAGGGGTTGGACGCGCCCGTGGATCTGCAGATCTGCCTGAACGAGGATCCGGCGGCCACGGCCCTGACGCGCCTGCTGCCCGCCCGCCGGAAGCTGGGGGCGGGCGTGCCCGGCGACCCCTACCCGAGCTGGCTGCGGCTGGCCGTGGAACACCGGCGGGAGAACCGCCTGCAGCTGGCAGAGGCCATGCTGGCCTGCTTGCCCGGCGTGGCGACCCCCGCCCCCCGCGCCGCCGAACCCGGTCCGGGCGATCTGGTCATGCACGCGGGCAGCGGGAGTCCCGCGCGGCGCCTGTCCGCGGAGTTCTGGACCCGGTTGGCCCGGGAGCTGCTGGAGCGGATTCCCCACCGTCGATTGCTGCTCACCGGCGGGCTGCTGGAGCAGACGGACTGCGCCGAGCTGGAGCGGCAGATCCAGCGGCCGGACCGCGTGCTCAACGTCAGCGGCAGCCTGGATCTGGACGAACTCCAGGATCTGCTGGACGACGCCGCCCTGGTGCTGGCCCAGGACACGGGCGTGCTGCACCTGGCGGCCCACCTGCGCCGGCCGCTCATCGGGCTCTACCATGGCTCGGCCTCGGCCCGTGAGACGGCGCCCTGGCTGGATGGCGCGCACGTGCTGCAGATCCGGGCGGACTGCGCGCCCTGCGTGGAGGGGCAGCCCAGCTGCGCGGACTACTTCTGCCGCAGCCGCATCCGTCCCGACGAGGTGGCCCGCCTGGGCGCGGCATTGGTGGGCGTGGGAGGGATCCCCGACCTGAATGGCGAAGAATGCTCGCACTGGATTTGCCGCGCGGATGCCGGCGGCGTCCGGCTAGTTCCGGCCCAGGGGGTGGAGGATCCGGCGTCGACGGCCGAGCGCGAGCGCCAGCTCTTCCTATTGCGCGGGCTGGGCTCCGCGGCCCTGCCTCGGGATCTGGCGCTGTCACACGGACGGGACTGGGCCCGCCAGGCCGGCCTGACGCCCGCCGCCTGGCGCGATCGGGAGTGGTTCCATCCGCCTCGCGACCTGGCCGGTCAGTGGCACTGGCTGCAGGGCGACTCTCGGCAGGGGGAGTCGGCGTGA
- a CDS encoding glycosyltransferase encodes MNALEIVRARWPWLADSLAAIRPDEGGQCLQQGGRRRLVVHGQSLVSPVDPRREAERWAQSVLADGADRRVHVIGHGTGWEVEALLQRGVRALWLHTDELALLRFALEHWDRPEALADPRVEFAELEACASLAEPADLVLETPFWKRSFPEACAVRRVALGHLRSAAWRLRILVVEPIYGGSLPMARSAAAALRELGHEVRSVDFSAMASARQSLHDFADRHPGSGALAGDFTRMLGRMLLVEARAFRPDLVLGLAQSPFTPECATALREAGVRSAFWFVEDFETLDYWKGLHGAFDLFLTIQRGRFHQELAALSSAPVAYLPTCADPALCHPEPWLEGAPPELSFVGAGYFNRERLFLELLDLPLRIWGSDWRAHGPLRPLLQDGGRRTTPELNRRIFSNSRINLNLHSSSYHAGIHPQGDFVNPRTFEILACGGFQLVDRRSLLPGLLEPGRDLLCYESVAELRQLIRHYSQHEEERRAIAETGRRTVLARHTYQRRMAELLELLLLQGEIFPAAARRQSLEDPGADHELAAWLEALPAELPRDLDAVADWLRGRQAPLDETGAALLYMQELRDWARDRGVERMLEQVRHG; translated from the coding sequence ATGAACGCGCTGGAGATCGTCCGTGCCCGCTGGCCCTGGCTGGCGGATTCCCTGGCCGCCATCCGGCCCGACGAGGGCGGGCAGTGCCTGCAGCAGGGCGGCCGGCGCCGCCTCGTGGTCCACGGGCAGAGCCTGGTCTCACCGGTGGATCCCCGCCGGGAGGCCGAACGCTGGGCCCAGTCGGTGCTGGCCGACGGCGCCGACCGCCGCGTGCACGTCATCGGCCACGGCACGGGCTGGGAGGTGGAGGCCCTGCTGCAGCGTGGCGTGCGGGCCCTCTGGCTGCACACGGACGAACTGGCGCTGCTGCGCTTCGCGCTGGAGCACTGGGACCGGCCGGAGGCGCTGGCGGATCCGCGGGTGGAGTTCGCCGAGCTGGAGGCTTGCGCCAGCCTGGCCGAGCCCGCCGACCTTGTGCTGGAGACACCGTTCTGGAAGCGGAGTTTTCCCGAGGCCTGCGCCGTGCGCCGCGTCGCGCTGGGCCACCTGCGCTCCGCCGCGTGGCGCTTGCGCATCCTGGTGGTGGAGCCCATCTACGGCGGCTCGCTGCCCATGGCCCGCAGCGCCGCCGCCGCCCTGCGCGAACTGGGGCACGAGGTGCGCAGCGTGGACTTCTCGGCCATGGCATCGGCCCGCCAGTCCCTGCACGACTTCGCCGACCGCCATCCTGGCTCGGGCGCGCTGGCCGGCGACTTCACGCGCATGCTGGGCCGCATGCTGCTGGTGGAGGCGCGGGCCTTCCGGCCGGATCTCGTGCTGGGCCTGGCCCAGAGCCCCTTCACGCCTGAGTGCGCCACCGCCCTGCGCGAGGCGGGAGTGCGCAGCGCCTTCTGGTTCGTGGAGGACTTCGAGACCCTGGATTACTGGAAGGGCCTGCACGGCGCCTTCGACCTCTTTCTCACGATCCAGCGGGGCCGCTTTCACCAGGAACTGGCCGCGCTCTCCTCAGCGCCCGTGGCCTACCTGCCCACCTGCGCGGATCCCGCGCTCTGCCACCCCGAACCCTGGCTGGAGGGCGCTCCGCCGGAGCTGAGCTTCGTCGGGGCCGGCTACTTCAACCGCGAGCGGCTGTTTCTGGAGCTGCTGGACCTGCCGCTGCGCATCTGGGGCTCGGACTGGCGCGCCCACGGACCCCTGCGGCCCCTGCTGCAGGACGGCGGCCGCCGCACCACGCCGGAGCTCAACCGCCGGATCTTCTCCAACAGCCGGATCAACCTGAACCTGCACTCCTCCAGCTACCACGCGGGGATCCACCCCCAGGGCGACTTCGTCAACCCGCGCACCTTCGAGATCCTGGCCTGCGGCGGCTTTCAATTGGTGGACCGGCGCAGCCTGTTGCCGGGACTGCTGGAGCCCGGCCGCGATCTGCTGTGTTACGAATCCGTCGCCGAGTTGCGCCAACTCATCCGGCACTATTCCCAACACGAGGAGGAGCGCCGCGCCATCGCCGAGACCGGCCGCCGCACCGTGCTGGCCCGCCACACCTACCAGCGGCGGATGGCCGAACTGCTGGAGCTGCTGTTGCTCCAGGGCGAGATCTTCCCCGCCGCCGCCCGGCGCCAATCGCTGGAAGATCCGGGCGCGGACCACGAGCTGGCCGCCTGGCTCGAGGCCCTGCCGGCGGAGCTGCCGCGGGACTTGGACGCCGTGGCGGACTGGCTGCGCGGTCGGCAGGCTCCGCTGGACGAGACCGGCGCCGCCCTGCTATACATGCAGGAGCTGCGCGACTGGGCCCGCGACCGCGGCGTGGAGCGGATGCTGGAGCAGGTCCGTCATGGATAG
- a CDS encoding glycosyltransferase family 9 protein — MDRILVLNLTRMGDIIQTGPLILGLRARHPQAWLGLLTLKTFAGAARLLPGVDECLELDQDLAVGLLLEPGRGLAEKSAWFLARLRELRGAGWDLVINVTHSRDSAVLADFLSRGETRGITIHPDGRIKVEHDWARYFFCVTGNRAVNHFNLVDMYRLAGGLGPHEGERLALHLGPAAHSRAGELLAGLECRPLVLIQPGASKENRRWPPERLAEVMQSLHAACGASFLVVGSGSERALGLELAARVPQLPLRVLAGQTSLAELGALCGRADLLITNDTGTLHVAAAAGLPSVSLFIATALPWETGPWLPGCLVLQVDMECAPCSHQVLCPHVMCRERIPATTVRDAALSLLHARGLAPAPPRQWADGPETLVWETRRDAQGLQDLRLLSTRRAGVAELVARCYRRLWTELLGAGAPVALPFTAELEPWLRDWELPAAGFPRELAELRQDLDHLLELAAGGLELARDARRELDGPAPSTQRLEEIVAALPRVDDQLFTHELSRPLLRPLGVLFRFEKEQLDAWQSLDDLGRATEETYGRLLERGRRLAALVCETQAVLESRNREAAA; from the coding sequence ATGGATAGGATCCTGGTGCTCAACCTGACCCGGATGGGCGACATCATCCAGACCGGGCCGCTGATCCTCGGGCTGCGCGCGCGCCATCCCCAGGCCTGGCTGGGCCTGCTTACGTTGAAGACCTTCGCGGGGGCGGCGCGCCTGCTGCCCGGCGTGGACGAGTGCCTTGAATTGGATCAGGACCTGGCGGTGGGCCTCCTGCTCGAACCCGGGCGCGGCCTGGCCGAGAAGTCCGCCTGGTTTCTGGCGCGCCTGCGCGAACTGCGCGGCGCCGGCTGGGACCTGGTCATCAACGTCACCCACAGCCGGGACAGCGCCGTGCTGGCGGACTTCCTCTCCCGCGGCGAGACCCGCGGCATCACCATCCACCCCGACGGGCGCATCAAGGTCGAGCACGACTGGGCGCGCTACTTCTTTTGTGTCACGGGCAATCGAGCGGTCAACCACTTCAACCTGGTGGACATGTACCGGCTGGCGGGCGGACTGGGGCCGCACGAGGGCGAGCGGCTGGCTCTGCACCTGGGCCCGGCGGCCCATTCCCGTGCGGGCGAGCTGCTGGCGGGCTTGGAGTGCCGGCCCCTGGTGCTGATCCAGCCCGGCGCCAGCAAGGAGAACCGCCGCTGGCCGCCCGAGCGCCTGGCGGAGGTGATGCAGTCCCTGCACGCCGCCTGCGGTGCATCCTTCCTGGTGGTGGGCTCCGGCTCCGAGCGCGCGCTCGGCCTGGAGCTGGCCGCCCGGGTGCCGCAGTTGCCCCTGCGCGTGCTGGCCGGGCAGACCAGCCTGGCGGAGCTGGGCGCGCTCTGCGGCCGCGCCGACCTGCTGATCACCAACGACACGGGCACGCTGCACGTGGCCGCCGCTGCCGGTCTGCCCAGCGTCAGCCTGTTCATCGCCACCGCCCTGCCCTGGGAGACCGGCCCCTGGCTGCCCGGCTGTCTCGTGCTCCAGGTGGACATGGAGTGCGCGCCCTGCAGCCACCAGGTGCTGTGCCCGCACGTCATGTGCCGGGAGCGGATCCCCGCGACCACCGTGCGCGACGCCGCCTTGAGCCTGCTGCACGCCCGGGGCCTGGCGCCCGCGCCGCCGAGGCAGTGGGCCGACGGCCCGGAGACCCTGGTCTGGGAGACTCGCCGGGACGCCCAGGGCCTGCAGGACCTGCGCCTGCTGAGCACGCGCCGGGCGGGTGTGGCCGAACTGGTGGCCCGCTGCTACCGGCGATTGTGGACCGAATTGCTGGGCGCGGGCGCGCCCGTCGCCCTCCCTTTTACCGCCGAGCTGGAGCCGTGGCTGCGCGACTGGGAATTGCCGGCCGCCGGCTTCCCGCGGGAACTGGCCGAGCTGCGGCAGGATCTGGACCACTTGCTGGAACTGGCCGCCGGCGGGCTGGAGCTGGCCCGCGACGCGCGCCGCGAGCTGGACGGCCCGGCACCCAGCACCCAGCGGCTGGAGGAGATTGTCGCCGCGCTGCCCCGGGTGGACGACCAGCTCTTCACCCACGAACTCAGCCGCCCGCTGCTGCGTCCGCTGGGCGTGCTGTTCCGCTTCGAGAAGGAGCAGTTGGACGCCTGGCAGTCCCTGGACGACCTGGGGCGGGCCACCGAGGAGACCTACGGGCGCCTGTTGGAGCGTGGCCGCCGGTTGGCGGCACTGGTCTGTGAGACACAGGCTGTGCTGGAATCCCGCAACCGGGAGGCCGCCGCATGA
- a CDS encoding glycosyltransferase, translating to MRILIPGLKAWPYHHEVEHFLGEALRAAGHEVLFLGCSRAGMSACECVDRAVREVAGSHAAFCAGCHTRQGGVHQRAGFPELPVPSDETLQRELDRLLASLDHRQLLELPVAGHTLRELAGPSLRRWARSGRELESRIPLDVLREHAAQALRLDALLPELLRRERIDMLLLLNGLFLSERVIAELARSAGLRVVNYERGHARNTFAFSDGQPACYLELDESVPFHAEPDPLAGRYLQGRALNRDASTRFGTGAESGAAAQRERPLVLVLTNVCWDSAVCSRGDGFGGYLNWLGAVLDEARRRPETDFVLRVHPGEARLQFDPTLDRTEDWLAEQAPPPNLRVVGADDPESSYELMAAATAGLVYVTSAGLEMAGLGKPVITCGRVHYAGRGFTLDAADAPDLTRRLDQALGAPCPADWGQRARAHAGRLFLDGPTPFPWVDEVEYGRPQRVAAPVTAATLRADALLARLVDYLVGAVARPCSLRELLEQPQLCPLPFHFGSRLVADPVRLAVLIPAHQRPDSLRSCLRAWLAQEDPAALLRILVVDDGSTPPLEPVIQALQAEAAESGSRAQLEILRLEVNGGPAKARNAGLRQLLHSGAAVDRILITGDDMRPEPGYLARLAAEHVAWSDPRVAILGRVEWDDSRGVTRVMRLVERNGMQFGFQSLPARAWLPAQFFYTCAVALTPAFLLASGLEFAEDFPHAAWEDVEFGVRAMERGLILVHDAAQRLRHDHPTDYAGFARRQRKAGACARVFQARRPREYAAICGQPPTDPPDRLSMRQLEAALGELAKLDLAPLRILPGAERAGDLAGQLDREQDRLLETLFRLHSDAGWFGAPPIPQGPGTPGLLSVLIPVFNQLELTRACLTALERHSGGPLEIIVVDNASSDGTAEFLAVTPHVHLRNERNLGFARATNQAAAVARGEWLVLLNNDTEVLPGWDAALRQELANPATGAVGLRLLYPDRTIQHAGLVFGPDHLPWHVFRGFPAEAPEVMKRRNLWALTGACLGLRRATWQALGGLDENFINCYEDVDLCLRVRALGLDCVYQPDGVVLHHEGRSAGRNERVGHSWLVLQEKWAGRLPHDEDEVLGPEGWRAQRSPGSLSLKRLPPPVTARAPELRRQAEDLLQLGRVEQARELLARALQDAGPAARTGELRRALLELELRVGNLAAAKNWATGLRPTPRQARELERQHGELARRQQELGLQVEP from the coding sequence ATGAGAATCCTGATCCCCGGGCTCAAGGCCTGGCCCTACCACCACGAGGTGGAGCACTTCCTGGGCGAGGCGCTGCGCGCCGCCGGCCACGAGGTGCTGTTCCTGGGCTGCTCGCGCGCGGGGATGAGTGCCTGCGAGTGCGTGGACCGCGCCGTGCGCGAGGTCGCCGGCAGCCACGCGGCCTTCTGCGCGGGTTGTCACACGCGCCAGGGCGGGGTCCACCAGCGGGCGGGATTCCCGGAGCTGCCGGTTCCCTCCGACGAGACTCTGCAGCGCGAACTCGACCGCCTGCTGGCCAGCCTGGATCACCGGCAGCTGCTGGAACTGCCGGTGGCCGGACACACCCTGCGCGAGCTGGCGGGACCCTCCCTGCGCCGCTGGGCCCGCTCCGGCCGCGAGTTGGAGAGCCGGATTCCGCTGGACGTGCTGCGCGAGCACGCGGCCCAGGCCCTGCGCCTGGACGCCCTGCTGCCGGAGCTGCTGCGCCGCGAGCGCATCGACATGCTGCTCCTGCTCAACGGGCTCTTCCTCTCGGAGCGCGTGATCGCGGAGCTGGCGCGGAGCGCCGGCCTGCGCGTGGTGAACTACGAGCGCGGCCATGCCCGCAACACCTTCGCGTTCTCCGACGGTCAGCCCGCCTGCTACCTGGAGCTGGACGAGTCCGTGCCCTTCCACGCGGAGCCGGATCCGCTGGCCGGGCGTTACCTGCAGGGCCGGGCGCTCAACCGCGACGCCTCCACGCGCTTCGGCACGGGCGCGGAGTCCGGCGCCGCCGCGCAGCGCGAGCGGCCGCTGGTGCTGGTGCTCACCAATGTCTGCTGGGATTCCGCCGTCTGCTCCCGGGGCGACGGCTTCGGCGGCTACCTGAACTGGCTGGGCGCCGTGCTGGACGAGGCGCGCCGCCGGCCGGAGACGGACTTCGTGCTGCGCGTCCATCCCGGCGAGGCCCGCCTGCAGTTCGATCCAACCCTGGACCGGACGGAGGACTGGCTGGCGGAGCAGGCGCCGCCCCCCAACCTGCGCGTGGTGGGTGCGGACGATCCGGAGTCGAGCTACGAGTTGATGGCCGCGGCCACGGCGGGCCTGGTCTACGTGACCTCCGCCGGGCTGGAGATGGCCGGCTTGGGCAAGCCCGTGATCACCTGCGGGCGCGTGCACTACGCCGGCCGGGGCTTCACGCTGGACGCGGCCGACGCGCCGGACCTGACGCGCCGGCTGGACCAGGCCCTGGGCGCCCCGTGTCCCGCGGACTGGGGCCAGCGGGCCCGCGCCCACGCCGGGCGCCTCTTCCTGGATGGCCCCACGCCCTTTCCCTGGGTGGACGAGGTGGAGTACGGCCGGCCCCAGCGGGTGGCCGCTCCGGTCACGGCCGCTACCCTGCGGGCGGACGCGCTGCTGGCCCGCCTGGTGGACTACCTGGTCGGCGCGGTGGCCCGGCCTTGCAGCCTGCGCGAATTGCTCGAGCAGCCGCAGCTCTGTCCCCTGCCCTTCCACTTCGGCAGCCGGCTGGTGGCGGATCCCGTCCGGCTGGCCGTGCTGATCCCGGCCCACCAGCGGCCCGACTCGCTGCGGAGCTGCCTGCGGGCCTGGCTGGCGCAGGAGGATCCCGCCGCGCTGCTGCGCATCCTGGTGGTGGACGACGGCAGCACCCCGCCGCTGGAGCCCGTCATCCAGGCCTTGCAGGCGGAGGCCGCGGAATCCGGGTCGCGGGCCCAGCTCGAAATTCTGCGGCTGGAGGTCAACGGCGGACCGGCCAAAGCACGCAACGCCGGGCTGCGGCAGTTGCTCCACAGCGGGGCGGCCGTGGACCGCATCCTGATCACGGGCGATGACATGCGGCCCGAACCGGGCTACCTGGCCCGCCTGGCCGCCGAACACGTGGCCTGGTCCGATCCGCGCGTGGCCATCCTGGGGCGCGTGGAGTGGGACGACAGCCGCGGTGTCACACGCGTGATGCGCCTGGTGGAGCGCAACGGCATGCAGTTCGGGTTCCAGTCCCTGCCCGCCCGGGCCTGGCTGCCCGCGCAGTTTTTCTACACCTGCGCCGTGGCCCTGACTCCCGCCTTTCTGCTGGCCAGCGGCCTCGAGTTCGCCGAGGACTTCCCCCACGCGGCCTGGGAGGACGTGGAGTTCGGCGTGCGGGCCATGGAGCGCGGGCTGATCCTGGTCCACGACGCCGCGCAGCGGCTCCGGCACGACCACCCCACGGATTACGCCGGGTTCGCCCGCCGCCAGCGCAAGGCCGGGGCCTGCGCCCGCGTCTTCCAGGCCCGGCGGCCGCGCGAATACGCGGCCATCTGCGGCCAGCCGCCCACGGATCCCCCCGACCGCCTCTCCATGCGCCAGCTGGAGGCGGCACTGGGCGAACTGGCCAAGCTGGACCTCGCGCCCCTGCGCATCCTGCCGGGGGCGGAGCGCGCCGGCGACCTGGCCGGCCAACTGGACCGCGAGCAGGACCGTCTGCTGGAGACCCTGTTCCGTCTGCACTCGGACGCGGGCTGGTTCGGCGCCCCGCCCATTCCCCAGGGTCCGGGCACGCCCGGCCTGCTCTCCGTGCTGATCCCCGTCTTCAACCAGCTCGAGCTGACCCGGGCTTGTCTCACGGCCCTGGAGCGCCACAGCGGCGGACCGCTGGAGATCATCGTCGTGGACAACGCCTCCAGCGACGGCACGGCGGAGTTTCTGGCCGTGACGCCGCACGTCCACCTGCGCAACGAGCGCAACCTGGGTTTCGCCCGGGCCACCAACCAGGCGGCCGCCGTGGCGCGGGGCGAGTGGCTGGTCCTGCTCAACAACGACACGGAAGTCCTGCCGGGTTGGGACGCGGCCCTGCGCCAGGAGTTGGCCAACCCGGCCACCGGCGCCGTGGGCCTGCGCCTGCTCTACCCGGACCGGACCATTCAGCACGCGGGGCTGGTCTTCGGCCCCGACCACCTGCCCTGGCACGTGTTCCGCGGCTTCCCGGCGGAGGCGCCGGAAGTGATGAAGCGCCGCAACCTCTGGGCGCTCACGGGCGCCTGCCTGGGCCTGCGGCGCGCGACCTGGCAGGCGCTGGGCGGCCTGGACGAGAACTTCATCAACTGTTACGAGGACGTGGATCTCTGCCTGCGCGTGCGCGCGCTGGGGCTGGACTGCGTCTACCAGCCCGACGGCGTGGTGTTGCACCACGAGGGCCGCAGCGCCGGGCGCAACGAGCGGGTGGGCCACAGCTGGCTGGTCCTTCAGGAGAAGTGGGCCGGACGGCTGCCGCACGACGAGGATGAGGTGCTGGGCCCCGAGGGTTGGCGCGCCCAGCGCAGCCCCGGCAGCCTCAGCCTGAAGCGCCTCCCGCCGCCCGTGACGGCGCGGGCGCCCGAGCTGCGCCGCCAGGCCGAGGACCTGCTGCAGCTGGGGCGCGTGGAACAGGCCCGGGAGCTGCTCGCGCGCGCCCTGCAGGACGCCGGTCCCGCCGCCCGCACCGGCGAGTTGCGGCGCGCGCTGCTGGAGCTGGAACTGCGCGTGGGCAACCTCGCGGCGGCGAAGAACTGGGCCACCGGCCTGCGCCCCACCCCGCGTCAGGCCCGGGAGCTGGAGCGCCAGCACGGCGAACTGGCGCGGCGGCAGCAGGAACTGGGTTTGCAGGTGGAGCCGTGA
- a CDS encoding 6-hydroxymethylpterin diphosphokinase MptE-like protein: MKLAWSEAARRCGAQPAYPLEAAPDGDWSFRLPDGRLGCSARAPLREARLRVADLLDSPSVLLLGLGAGHELDLLLRDGSGQILVVEADLRSLATTLERWRRLGRDLPADSRCSLLLAPSDGELCAGLAALLENEHAERPVLVRAACADLWRTGTPGAAGLVEDLLCRRASARAQEELLRENAGLNHARLLQAADVAEQRGGWGADPVVVLGAGPSLGDDLQRLAECRAEGVRLLAVNTALPVLEGRGLLPDAAVATDPSPLLGADLPRGAAWSHVPLAVFPGTCPALVRGWPGPLWLALPEGPGLFEQEWHGRRPGTLRAGCGTVAGPALALAAWLSAGPLLLSGVDLAADGRGHVAGVRRPADTPRPDFGFARRRMGEWVRELRRAGRQVRGLSHAPDWLPREENE; the protein is encoded by the coding sequence GTGAAGCTCGCCTGGTCCGAGGCCGCCCGGCGTTGCGGCGCTCAGCCGGCCTATCCGCTGGAGGCCGCGCCCGACGGGGACTGGAGTTTCCGGCTGCCCGACGGCCGGCTGGGCTGCTCGGCCCGGGCGCCCCTGCGCGAGGCCCGGCTGCGTGTGGCTGATTTGTTGGATTCGCCCAGCGTGCTGCTGCTGGGGCTGGGCGCCGGGCACGAACTGGATCTGCTGCTGCGGGACGGAAGCGGCCAGATCCTGGTGGTGGAGGCGGACCTGCGCTCCCTGGCCACCACCCTGGAGCGCTGGCGCCGGTTGGGCCGGGATCTGCCAGCTGACTCCCGCTGCAGCCTGCTGCTGGCCCCGTCCGATGGGGAGCTCTGCGCCGGTCTGGCCGCGCTGCTGGAGAACGAACACGCGGAACGGCCCGTGCTGGTGCGCGCCGCCTGCGCGGACCTCTGGCGGACCGGGACTCCCGGCGCCGCCGGACTGGTGGAGGATCTGCTCTGCCGCCGGGCCAGCGCCCGTGCCCAGGAGGAGCTGCTGCGCGAGAACGCCGGGCTGAATCACGCCCGTCTGCTGCAGGCCGCCGACGTGGCGGAGCAGCGCGGCGGCTGGGGGGCGGATCCGGTGGTGGTCCTGGGGGCTGGACCGAGTCTGGGGGACGACCTGCAGCGCCTGGCGGAGTGCCGGGCGGAAGGCGTGCGGCTGCTGGCCGTGAACACGGCGCTGCCGGTGCTGGAAGGGCGGGGACTGCTGCCCGACGCCGCCGTGGCCACGGATCCCAGCCCGCTGCTGGGCGCGGACTTGCCGCGGGGCGCCGCCTGGTCCCATGTGCCGCTGGCCGTGTTTCCCGGCACCTGCCCCGCGCTGGTGCGGGGCTGGCCCGGTCCCCTGTGGCTGGCCCTGCCCGAGGGTCCCGGGCTCTTCGAGCAGGAGTGGCACGGGCGGCGACCGGGAACCCTGCGGGCCGGCTGCGGGACGGTGGCCGGTCCGGCCCTGGCTCTGGCCGCCTGGCTGAGCGCCGGTCCGCTGCTGCTGAGCGGCGTGGACCTGGCTGCGGATGGCCGGGGTCACGTGGCTGGCGTGCGGCGCCCGGCGGACACGCCGCGGCCGGACTTTGGATTTGCCCGGCGTCGAATGGGGGAATGGGTGCGCGAGTTGCGTCGGGCGGGCCGGCAGGTGCGGGGCCTGTCTCACGCCCCGGACTGGCTGCCGCGGGAGGAGAACGAATGA